Part of the Kineococcus aurantiacus genome, CCCGTCGCCCGGACGGTCCACGACCTGTCCGCGGCCCTGGCCGTCGGCGGCAGCGCGGTCGCCACCGCCCTCCTGCCGCACCCCAGCCCCGCCTGGACCCGCGCGGTCCGGGTGGCCGGGGTCGCGGCCGGGGCGTGGGCCGTCTCGGCGCTGCTCGTGCTGGTCCTGACGGCCATGGACGTCATCGGCGCCGCCCCCGGCTCACCCGACTTCGGCGCCCAGTTCGCCCAGTTCGCCCAGTCCATCGACCTCGGCCGCGCGCTGCTCGTCACGACGGTGCTGGCCGCCGTCGTCGCCACCGTCGCCGCCGCGGCCACCACCCCGACCGGCGCGGCGTGGGCCCTGGCCCTCGCCGTCCTGGCGCTGATGCCCCTGTCGCTGTCCGGGCACGCCTCGGGCTCGGCCTCCCACGAGACGGCCGTCAGCTCCCTGGCCGTGCACCTCGTCGGCGTCACCGCCTGGCTCGGCGGGCTGGCCGCCGTCCTGCTCGTCGCCCCGCTGACCGGGCGCTCGCCGGGGTCGGCCAAGGGGCAGCGGCCCGTGGACCTGCCCGTCCTCGCCGCGCGCTACTCCACGCTCGCCCTGTGGTGCTTCGCCGCCGTCGCGCTGTCCGGGGTGCTCAACGCCTCGGTCCGGCTCGGCGGCTGGTCCGGCCTGGCCTCGGCCTACGGCGCGCTCGTCGTGGGCAAGGTCGTCGCCCTCGTGGCCCTCGGCGCGTTCGGCGTCTGGCACCGGCGGCGGACCGTCCCGCTGCTGGCCTCCCGCCCCCGCGCCTTCCTGCGCGTCGCCGCCGTCGAGCTCGTCCTCATGGGCGCGGCGACCGGCCTGGGCGTGGCGCTCAGTCGCAGCCCCACGCCCGTGCCCGACGACAACCCCGACGCCAGCCGCGCCGAGTCGCTGCTCGGCGAGCCGCTGCCGCCGACGCTGACCGTGGGCCGCTGGTTCACCGAGCTCAGCCCCGACCTGCTGTGGATCGGCGTGGCGGGGATCGCGCTGGTCGCCTACCTGCTCGGGGTCCGCCGGCTGCGGGCCCGGGGCGACTCCTGGCCCGTGGGCCGCACGGTCTGGTGGGTCCTGGGCTGCCTGCTGCTGCTGTTCGTCACCAGCGGCGGCCCCGCCGCGTACGGCCGCCTCACCTTCAGCATGCACATGCTCCAGCACATGCTGCTGACCATGGCGATCCCGCCGATGCTCGTGCTCGGGGCCCCCGTCACGCTCGCGCTGCGGACCCTGCCGGCCCGCCGGGACCACTCCCGCGGCCTGCGCGAGTGGCTGCTCGAGGTCGTGCACTCCCGCTACCTCGGCGTCGTCGGCCACCCCCTCGTGGCCGCCGTGCTCTTCGCCGGCTCCCTCATCGTCTTCTACTACTCGCCGCTGTTCGAGCTCGCGCTGCGCACCCACGTGGGGCACGAGCTGATGATGGTCCACTTCCTGGGCACGGGGTACCTGTTCTCCTCCGCCCTCATCGGCGTCGACCCCGGCGGCCACCGCCCCGCCTACCCGATGCGGCTCATCCTGCTGCTGGCCACGATGGCCTTCCACGCGTTCTTCGGCGTCGCGCTCATGCAGGGCACCCGGCTGCTCGCCGCCGACTGGTTCGCGGTCTTCACCCCGGCCTCGCAGCTCCTGGCGAACCAGCAGGAGGGCGGCGACATCGCCTGGGGGATCGGTGAGGTCCCCACCCTCGTCCTCGTCCTGGGGGTCGCCATCGGCTGGGCGCGCTCGGACGACCGGGAGAACCGCCGCCGCGACCGCAAGGCCGCGCGCGACGGCGACGCCGACCTCGCCGAGTACAACGCCATGCTGCAGCGGCTGGCCGACCGGGAGGGCCCCCGTCCCTGAGGGCCCCCGGCCGGGCCGGGCTCAGGCGAGCTGGACCTCCAGGGTGCTCGCGTCGAGGGTCTTGGTGAACGGGCAGATGGACAGCGCCTGCTCCAGCACCGACGAGGCGTCCCCGCCGGCGTCCGGCAGCGTCACGCTCAGCGCGTACCGGGCGGTGTAGCCGGGCCCGTCCGCGCTGCTGAGGGTGACCCGCGACTCCACCGCGGCGCCCTGCGTGCTGCCGCCCGCGCTGGTCGCGGCGATCCGCAGCGACTCCAGCAGGCACGAGCCGAGGGCGGCCGCCATGAGCTGCTCGGGGTTGGTGGCTGCCCCCGCCCCCTGCAGCTCGCGGGGTTCGTGCACGTCGAGGGTGAGGGCTCCGTCGTCCGAGCTCACCGAGCCCTCGCGGGCGGTGACGGTCCCGGTGTACAGGTCGTTGGCCATGGCCACGACGCTAGGCAGTGCCGGCCCGGTCCGCGCGTCGACTGCGGCGCGGCCCCCGCCGCGACCCCGGGGTGATCGGCGTCACGGCCCTGTCCGATGATGGGGGCTCGCCTGCCCCCGCATGGAGAGGACCGCGCGCTCATGGCCGAGCCGACCGACCGCCCCGCGAGCCGTGAGCCCATCGACTTCACCGTCGAGACGCTGGGCCCCTGCACCGTCGACTCCCCGCTGGCGCCGCGGCTGCAGGCCCGGCGCACGACCCAGCACTACATCGAGGAGACCGACCGCGTCCTGTTCGACGACACCCTCTCGAAGGTGTCCCGGCGCGAGGGCGACCTGGAGGACCTGCCGAGCCTGGAGCCCACCGGCCCGCGCAAGAAGATCTTCTTCGACCCCTCCAAGACGCGCGTCGGGATCGTCACGTGCGGCGGGCTGTGCCCGGGCATCAACAACGTCATCCGGGGCCTGGTCTCGGAACTGACCACCCACTACGGCGTGCGGCGCATCTACGGGTTCAAGAACGGCTACCAGGGTTTCGTGCCGCGCTACGGCCACGACGTCGTCGACCTCACGCCCGAGTCGGTCAGCGGCATCGACGGCGAGGGCGGCACCATCCTGGGCACCTCGCGCGGCCAGCAGGACGCCGCCGAGGTCGTCGACTGCCTGGAGCGGATGGGCATCTCCGTCCTGTTCGTCATCGGCGGCGACGGCACCATGCGCGGGGCGCAGAAGATCTCCGCCGAGATCAAGGCGCGCGACCTGAAGATCGCCGTGGTCGGCATCCCGAAGACCATCGACAACGACATCCCGTTCATCGACCAGAGCTTCGGCTTCCAGTCGGCGTTCAGCGAGGCCTCCCGCTCCATCCGGTCGGCCAAGGTCGAGGCGCGGACGGCGCCCAACGGGGTGAGCATCGTCAAGCTCATGGGGCGGCACTCCGGGTTCATCGCCTGCTACGCCGCCCTCGCCCAGAACGACGCCGACTTCGTCCTCATCCCCGAGGTGCCCTTCACCCTCGACGGGCCGGGGGGTTTCCTGCAG contains:
- a CDS encoding OsmC family protein → MANDLYTGTVTAREGSVSSDDGALTLDVHEPRELQGAGAATNPEQLMAAALGSCLLESLRIAATSAGGSTQGAAVESRVTLSSADGPGYTARYALSVTLPDAGGDASSVLEQALSICPFTKTLDASTLEVQLA
- a CDS encoding cytochrome c oxidase assembly protein, whose amino-acid sequence is MAAPSRPARSAPGPTTPPTGVLLTSSAVLLAALAVLLTALALAGGLVPPAIGDPGRLVRYGLPVARTVHDLSAALAVGGSAVATALLPHPSPAWTRAVRVAGVAAGAWAVSALLVLVLTAMDVIGAAPGSPDFGAQFAQFAQSIDLGRALLVTTVLAAVVATVAAAATTPTGAAWALALAVLALMPLSLSGHASGSASHETAVSSLAVHLVGVTAWLGGLAAVLLVAPLTGRSPGSAKGQRPVDLPVLAARYSTLALWCFAAVALSGVLNASVRLGGWSGLASAYGALVVGKVVALVALGAFGVWHRRRTVPLLASRPRAFLRVAAVELVLMGAATGLGVALSRSPTPVPDDNPDASRAESLLGEPLPPTLTVGRWFTELSPDLLWIGVAGIALVAYLLGVRRLRARGDSWPVGRTVWWVLGCLLLLFVTSGGPAAYGRLTFSMHMLQHMLLTMAIPPMLVLGAPVTLALRTLPARRDHSRGLREWLLEVVHSRYLGVVGHPLVAAVLFAGSLIVFYYSPLFELALRTHVGHELMMVHFLGTGYLFSSALIGVDPGGHRPAYPMRLILLLATMAFHAFFGVALMQGTRLLAADWFAVFTPASQLLANQQEGGDIAWGIGEVPTLVLVLGVAIGWARSDDRENRRRDRKAARDGDADLAEYNAMLQRLADREGPRP
- a CDS encoding ATP-dependent 6-phosphofructokinase, coding for MAEPTDRPASREPIDFTVETLGPCTVDSPLAPRLQARRTTQHYIEETDRVLFDDTLSKVSRREGDLEDLPSLEPTGPRKKIFFDPSKTRVGIVTCGGLCPGINNVIRGLVSELTTHYGVRRIYGFKNGYQGFVPRYGHDVVDLTPESVSGIDGEGGTILGTSRGQQDAAEVVDCLERMGISVLFVIGGDGTMRGAQKISAEIKARDLKIAVVGIPKTIDNDIPFIDQSFGFQSAFSEASRSIRSAKVEARTAPNGVSIVKLMGRHSGFIACYAALAQNDADFVLIPEVPFTLDGPGGFLQRLREKVATQGHALVVAAEGAGQELFDPADAAASLKDASGNKRLQDVGRLLRQAITDDFAAHDLELNMRYIDPSYVIRSVPANPYDAVYCIRLAHAAVHAAMAGRTNMVVGRWRRRFVHIPIALAVSDRNQVDPHGDLWWSVLEATGQPWSFGDFAAEQVTAFGGQ